GTTGCAAGATAACAAGCAAGTCGTTATCCAGTTCTTGGATAAGAACGGCGAAGTTATCAAGCAGATACCACCCAAAGAAGTCGTTGCGGCGTACGAACGCATGAAAGAAATGCAAAAAAGCGGATTTGAGAACGAGGCGTAGATATCATGAGCAGTGTAACGACGTCCGGTATATTTTCCAACATAAACACCGATGACATTGTCAGCAAGTTGATGCAGGTTGAGCGCCAGCCGCTTGTGAACCTTCAGAAAAAAGAGGCCGATTACCAGGCAAAGATAACCGGGCTTGGTTCACTTCTTTCGTCAATTTCGACCTTGAAAGGGTCGATGACAGCGCTGAAGGATAGCAATATCGTGGGCATGAAAGCGGTATCGAGCAATACCAACATCTTGGCTGGAGTCGCAACGACCGGCGCTTCTGCTGCTCACCACACCATTAAAGTTACTAACACGGCAACCGTGCAAAGCATCTATTCAGCTGCATTCACCAATACAACCGATCAGGTTGCCGATCTCTCACTGAACAACACACAAAAAATGCAGATACAGGTGGGCAGCGGGGCCGTCTTTACTATTACCGTTGATGCGACCAACAACTCACTGAAAGGCTTGCGGGATGCGATCAATGGCGCCAAAGCCGGAGTTGGCGCATCTATAGTAAATGATGGGACAGGCAATAGACTTTTCATTACATCAAATACAACCGGTGCTTCAAACAAAATCACGATAAAAGTTGACGAGAATAACAATGGGATATATGAAGAGGCGCCAACTGAGACCGATGCGACGGGGCTCTCGAGACTTGCGTTTAACGCGACGTATGATGTGAACGGTGCCGTAATCGGCGGTATCACCAATATGACACAATCTCTGGCCGCTAAGGATGCCTTGCTTATAGTTGATGGTCTTACGATTACGAAATCATCAAATTCGTTTACCGACGTTATTGAAGGTGTCACAATTGCCCTAAAAGATGATTCCGCTGGAGGCACAGTTAACCTTGATATAGTAAAAGATACCGATGCGATAAAATCCAAGATAAATGCTTTCGTCACAGCGTATAATGCTGCGATGAGCACCTTAAAAAGCCTAGAAGGCACAAAAGATGCGAAGGGCTCTATTGGAACCGATAGCACCCTAAGGTCCTTAAAGAACACGCTTCGAGATATGGTGACTAATAACTATAGTAATAGCTCACTGGCAGTGCTCGGCGTCACACACGATAAAACCGGCGTCTTATCTTTTGATTCGGCGACCTTTGATAAAGCACTGGTTGGTAACGAGCAAAATGTTGTGGCTACGATAAACGCAGCGGCGACAGCGCTTGAGAGCACGCTGAGTACTTATGAAAAGCAAGTCGTACCTGACAAGCAGAAAGCCTATGATGCTACGGCAAAACTTCTCGCCAAGAAAGAAGAGTCGCTAACGCTCAGGCTTGATAAAATGGAAGCAGATCTAAAGAAGAAATATAATAATCTCGATAAAGTGATGCAACAGCTTCAAGGGCAGAGCACCTATCTGACTCAGCAGGCTGCGGCCAATTACAATAGTAGCAAATAGGAAGGGTTAAGACAATGGCAACCACAGCTTACGCACATAATGCGTATACAAATACAATGGTCACTACCACGACCAATCCGCTCGACCTCATAATCCAGCTTTATGATGGTGCCATAAGTCGGCTAAATAAAACCGCATTTTACATGAACAAAGGCGATTTAGGTAAAAAGGTTCATTATTTAGTCCGTGCAATAGCGATTATCGAGGAGCTCCTTGCCTCCCTAAATACCGAAGAGGGTGGCGAGGTTGCGCAGAACCTTCAAGAGCTCTATGTCTACATGCTTAAAGAACTTACTTTAGCCAACGCAAACAACGATGTTGCGAAGGTTAAACATGTGGAAGCACTATTAAGAGATCTCCTAACAGCGTGGAAGCAGATCAGATAATAATACAAACGTGAACTAGTCGAAAGGTTCACTTCATATGGAAAAGCTTATATAGAACTCAAGAATACCAAGGCCGCGACCGGCAAATATATTCTTGAGTTCTTTGCTTTCTAGCGGTTTTTGCCACTTTACGCTTGCTTTACAACAGAGCGGGCGTCAGATAGACTTTTAATTAGCTATGCCCGTCGAGAAGGCGGCTCTTAAGACATAATATAAGCCACAGAAATACTTTTAGTTGCAGCGGTAAAAGGGGATGCGGTGAAGGTCTTATTCGTAAACTCAGGCCCATATCCAGCGTATGAGCCGGTCGATAGGTATATCGATCTCTCGCTTCAGAGCATGGATATCGATTATCGCCTCTTTGATCTTTCGGCCCACATCGCATTTTTCAACCATGCATTTGGTTTATCGAAGGAACACGCGGGCATTAATTACTCCCCGGACGCGCTCCATTTCTACTCTGCCGCACCGTTGCTGCA
This sequence is a window from Candidatus Aquicultor sp.. Protein-coding genes within it:
- the fliS gene encoding flagellar export chaperone FliS — its product is MATTAYAHNAYTNTMVTTTTNPLDLIIQLYDGAISRLNKTAFYMNKGDLGKKVHYLVRAIAIIEELLASLNTEEGGEVAQNLQELYVYMLKELTLANANNDVAKVKHVEALLRDLLTAWKQIR
- the fliD gene encoding flagellar filament capping protein FliD, with the translated sequence MSSVTTSGIFSNINTDDIVSKLMQVERQPLVNLQKKEADYQAKITGLGSLLSSISTLKGSMTALKDSNIVGMKAVSSNTNILAGVATTGASAAHHTIKVTNTATVQSIYSAAFTNTTDQVADLSLNNTQKMQIQVGSGAVFTITVDATNNSLKGLRDAINGAKAGVGASIVNDGTGNRLFITSNTTGASNKITIKVDENNNGIYEEAPTETDATGLSRLAFNATYDVNGAVIGGITNMTQSLAAKDALLIVDGLTITKSSNSFTDVIEGVTIALKDDSAGGTVNLDIVKDTDAIKSKINAFVTAYNAAMSTLKSLEGTKDAKGSIGTDSTLRSLKNTLRDMVTNNYSNSSLAVLGVTHDKTGVLSFDSATFDKALVGNEQNVVATINAAATALESTLSTYEKQVVPDKQKAYDATAKLLAKKEESLTLRLDKMEADLKKKYNNLDKVMQQLQGQSTYLTQQAAANYNSSK